The Mycolicibacterium mageritense genome contains a region encoding:
- a CDS encoding NHL repeat-containing protein — MSVIRSLTRALAGLLTTTLALASAPNAVAANPYSPQLPDNPFDGPVGSAAMHGDSGASDTTPLPGPGTRPVVAQPIPLAAACPTNLIGSDGLPVALCTQILGRSPRVYLLDRTSGVPLASMAIAPGSLLGGVYAYLDHADRLVLVDGNNNLIRVAHMRNKLGLWNLSITESTPLGAGLPSGDTVTSLSPAYNGKVWYATATGTVGIVDTATRTVTSVALPAGERVDNSIATAPQGTAVVTSHALYLMAEDPAGNPVVKFRVPYDRGSARKPGQLSWGSGSTPTFFGPATGGEYLTLVDNADNQVHVLVVKVASGTLLCTTPVFASGGPGSENSPIGAGRTVIAASTYGYPYPAVPDGAGPSVPPTAPFVGGMTRVDVRPDESGCDVKWNNTVRSAALPKLSIADGMIATVTRHNPLGDQFGTTPADKYSYAAVDASTGALLTEQFIGATTAFDPIQTAGTTAPGGAIYQGTLTGIQRIVPLG, encoded by the coding sequence ATGTCGGTAATCCGCTCGCTGACGCGGGCGCTGGCAGGGCTCCTGACCACGACCCTGGCGCTGGCGTCCGCACCGAACGCGGTGGCCGCGAACCCGTACAGTCCACAACTGCCCGACAACCCCTTCGACGGCCCGGTCGGCAGCGCGGCGATGCACGGGGACAGCGGTGCTTCCGACACCACGCCGCTGCCCGGACCCGGAACTCGTCCGGTCGTGGCCCAGCCGATCCCGCTCGCGGCGGCCTGTCCGACGAACCTGATCGGCTCCGACGGCCTGCCCGTGGCGTTGTGCACCCAGATCCTCGGCCGCAGCCCACGGGTCTATCTGCTCGACCGGACCTCGGGTGTGCCGCTGGCGAGCATGGCCATCGCGCCGGGCAGCCTGCTCGGCGGCGTGTACGCCTACCTCGACCACGCCGACCGGCTCGTGCTCGTCGACGGCAACAACAACCTGATCCGGGTTGCGCACATGCGCAACAAGCTGGGTCTGTGGAACCTGTCGATCACCGAATCCACGCCACTGGGCGCGGGTTTGCCGTCCGGGGACACCGTCACGAGCCTTTCTCCCGCCTACAACGGCAAGGTCTGGTACGCGACGGCGACCGGCACCGTCGGCATCGTCGACACCGCGACCCGCACCGTGACGTCGGTGGCGCTGCCCGCCGGCGAACGCGTCGACAACAGCATCGCGACCGCGCCGCAGGGCACCGCGGTGGTGACCAGCCATGCGCTGTACCTGATGGCCGAGGATCCCGCGGGCAACCCGGTGGTGAAGTTCCGCGTCCCCTACGACCGCGGGTCGGCCCGCAAGCCCGGCCAGCTGAGCTGGGGCAGCGGGTCGACACCGACGTTCTTCGGCCCCGCAACGGGCGGCGAGTATCTGACTCTCGTCGACAACGCCGACAACCAGGTCCACGTTCTCGTGGTCAAGGTGGCCTCGGGCACGTTGCTGTGCACCACGCCCGTATTCGCTTCGGGCGGACCGGGTTCCGAGAACTCACCGATCGGCGCAGGCCGCACCGTGATCGCCGCGAGCACGTACGGCTATCCGTATCCGGCGGTTCCCGACGGCGCCGGACCATCGGTGCCACCGACCGCGCCGTTCGTCGGCGGTATGACGCGCGTGGACGTGCGGCCCGACGAATCCGGTTGCGACGTCAAGTGGAACAACACGGTGCGCTCAGCCGCACTGCCGAAGCTGTCGATCGCCGACGGCATGATCGCGACCGTGACGCGGCACAACCCGCTCGGCGACCAGTTCGGCACCACACCGGCCGACAAGTACTCGTACGCCGCCGTTGACGCGTCGACGGGCGCGCTGCTGACCGAACAGTTCATCGGCGCGACGACGGCTTTCGACCCGATCCAGACCGCAGGCACCACCGCGCCGGGTGGTGCGATCTACCAGGGCACGCTGACCGGCATTCAGCGGATCGTGCCGCTGGGCTGA
- a CDS encoding DMT family transporter, producing MLGNGLAVLFALCAAIFAAIGIVVRQRATMDVPAEKGVSTVMLRTLLRRRLWWLGTASAVAGYGFQAVALAFGSLLLVQPVLVSALLFALPLSAHLAHRRVSRAEWLWALLLTTALTVFVVLARASTGSYQVSVVTTVTVAVVCAIAVGLCVLAATRSANWRRAVLLALAVGVMFGVVAVLTKIVMHTVTEGTLYQTLTTPALYLVILLGVVATLLQQSAFHAGSLQTSVPTMLVLEPVVAVVLGSIVLGEHLAITGWEPIALTLAIGAMIAATVALGRDEGAYEERLEAEMAGRTTTG from the coding sequence TTGCTCGGCAACGGTCTTGCGGTGCTGTTCGCCCTGTGCGCAGCGATCTTCGCGGCGATCGGCATCGTGGTCCGCCAGCGCGCGACCATGGACGTCCCGGCGGAGAAGGGTGTCAGCACCGTCATGCTGCGCACGTTGCTGCGCAGGCGGCTGTGGTGGCTGGGCACCGCGTCGGCCGTCGCGGGATACGGGTTCCAGGCGGTCGCGCTGGCGTTCGGATCCCTACTTCTCGTCCAGCCCGTACTGGTGTCCGCGCTGCTGTTCGCCCTGCCGCTCAGCGCCCACCTGGCGCACCGGCGGGTGAGCCGAGCCGAATGGCTGTGGGCGTTGCTGCTGACGACCGCGCTCACGGTGTTCGTGGTGCTCGCGCGGGCCAGCACAGGCTCCTACCAGGTTTCGGTGGTCACCACGGTGACCGTTGCGGTCGTGTGTGCGATCGCCGTGGGCCTTTGCGTGCTGGCCGCCACGCGCAGCGCGAACTGGCGCCGGGCGGTGCTGCTGGCGCTCGCGGTCGGCGTGATGTTCGGTGTCGTCGCGGTGCTGACCAAGATCGTCATGCACACGGTCACCGAGGGCACGCTGTACCAGACGCTCACCACGCCCGCGCTGTACCTGGTGATCCTGCTCGGTGTGGTGGCGACGCTCTTGCAGCAGTCCGCGTTCCATGCCGGATCACTGCAGACCTCGGTGCCCACGATGCTGGTGCTCGAACCGGTGGTCGCGGTGGTGCTGGGTTCGATCGTGCTGGGCGAACACCTCGCGATCACCGGCTGGGAACCGATCGCACTGACCCTGGCCATCGGCGCGATGATCGCGGCCACCGTCGCACTGGGCCGAGACGAAGGCGCATACGAAGAGCGGCTCGAAGCCGAGATGGCCGGCCGGACGACTACGGGTTGA
- a CDS encoding MCE family protein codes for MATVIAMIFALTWMQFRGYFEPKAQLTVMSGRAGLSMDPGSKVTYNGVPIGRLQSIAVQERGGEPQAALTLNVDPKYLRLIPANVDVQLRATTVFGNKYISFIAPENPLPARLAPGAELQATGVTTEFNTLFETITAISQQVDPIKLNETLTAAAQALDGLGDRFGQSVVNGNTILADLNPRMPQIRRDISGLADLSEVYADASPDLWDGLTNAVTTARTLNDQRGNLDQALMAAVGFGNTGGDIFERGGPYLVRGAQDLLPVGAMLDRNSPSLFCMIRNYHDAAPAFAQQTRNGYSFLLHDFLVGAPNAWKYPDNLPRVNASGGPEGRPGCWQPITRDLWPAPYLVFDTGASIAPYNHLELGQPLMAEYVWGRQVGENTINP; via the coding sequence ATGGCCACCGTCATCGCGATGATCTTCGCCCTGACCTGGATGCAATTCCGCGGCTACTTCGAGCCGAAGGCGCAGCTGACGGTCATGTCCGGGCGCGCGGGCCTGTCGATGGACCCGGGTTCGAAGGTGACCTACAACGGTGTCCCGATCGGCCGATTGCAATCCATCGCGGTACAAGAGCGCGGCGGCGAACCGCAAGCCGCGCTGACGCTGAATGTCGATCCGAAATATTTGCGGTTGATTCCGGCGAATGTGGATGTTCAGTTGCGGGCCACCACGGTGTTCGGCAACAAATACATCTCGTTCATCGCGCCGGAAAATCCTTTGCCTGCCAGGCTGGCGCCGGGCGCCGAACTGCAGGCCACCGGGGTGACCACCGAATTCAACACCTTGTTCGAGACCATCACCGCGATCTCACAGCAGGTCGATCCGATCAAGCTCAACGAAACGCTGACCGCCGCGGCCCAGGCGCTCGACGGGCTGGGCGACAGATTCGGTCAGTCGGTGGTCAACGGCAACACGATCCTGGCCGACCTCAACCCGCGGATGCCCCAGATCCGCCGCGACATCTCGGGTCTGGCCGATCTCAGCGAGGTCTACGCCGACGCGTCGCCCGATCTGTGGGACGGGCTGACCAACGCGGTCACCACCGCTCGCACGCTCAACGATCAGCGCGGCAACCTCGACCAGGCCCTGATGGCCGCGGTCGGGTTCGGCAACACCGGCGGCGACATCTTCGAGCGCGGCGGGCCGTACCTGGTGCGGGGCGCGCAGGATCTGCTGCCGGTCGGCGCGATGCTCGACCGCAACAGCCCGTCGTTGTTCTGCATGATCCGCAACTACCACGACGCCGCACCGGCGTTCGCCCAGCAGACCCGCAACGGCTACTCGTTCCTGCTGCACGACTTCCTGGTCGGCGCCCCGAATGCCTGGAAGTACCCCGACAACCTGCCGCGCGTGAACGCGAGCGGCGGTCCCGAGGGCAGGCCCGGCTGCTGGCAGCCCATCACCCGGGATCTGTGGCCCGCGCCGTACCTGGTTTTCGACACCGGTGCGTCGATCGCGCCCTACAACCACCTCGAGCTGGGGCAGCCGCTGATGGCCGAATACGTCTGGGGCCGCCAGGTCGGCGAGAACACCATCAACCCGTAG
- a CDS encoding elongation factor G-like protein EF-G2: MADKNNSSHGPVPTADDPSAIRNVVLVGPSGAGKTTLVDALLVAAGVLNRAGSVVDGSTVCDFDDAEISQQRSVGLALAPLQHNGIKVNLIDTPGYADFVGELRAGLRAADCALFVIAANEDVDEPTKALWQECDEVGMPRAVVITKLDHARANYQNTLTGAQNAFGDKVLPLYFPAGDGVIGLLTRTHYEYADGKHTSREPADSYADQIDELRGSLIEGIIEESEDESLMERYLGGEEIDQSVLIGDLEKAVARGSFFPVIPVCSGSGIGTLELLEVATRGFPSPPEHRLPEVFTPQGAPRPALACDPDGPLLAEVVKTTSDPYVGRVSLARVFSGTIRPDATVHVSGHFSAFTDSDPNSPGAAGNSHVDHDEDERIGALSFPLGKQQRPAPAVVAGDICAIGRLSRAETGDTLSDKADPLVLRPWTMPDPLLPIAVAPHAKTDEDKLAVGLGRLAAEDPTLRIEQNRETHQIVLWCMGEAHAGVVLDALARRYGVSVDTVELRVPLRETFGGKAKGHGRHVKQSGGHGQYAVCDIEVEPLPQGSGFEFVDKVVGGAVPRQFIPSVEKGVRAQMEKGLTGESGYPVVDIRVTLFDGKAHSVDSSDYAFQMAGGLALREAAAATRINLLEPVDEVTVIVPDDLVGPIMSDLSSRRGRVLGTDQAGDDRTAVKAEIPEVELTRYAIDLRSLSHGAGSFSRSFCRYEPMPESAAARMRSAV; the protein is encoded by the coding sequence ATGGCGGACAAGAACAACTCTTCGCACGGACCGGTCCCCACCGCGGACGACCCGTCGGCCATTCGCAACGTGGTTCTGGTCGGTCCGTCCGGCGCAGGCAAGACGACCCTGGTCGATGCCCTGCTGGTCGCAGCCGGGGTGCTGAACCGTGCCGGTTCCGTCGTCGACGGCTCGACGGTGTGCGACTTCGACGACGCGGAGATCTCACAGCAGCGTTCCGTGGGTCTCGCGCTGGCGCCTTTGCAGCACAACGGGATCAAGGTGAACCTCATCGACACTCCCGGGTACGCCGACTTCGTCGGGGAACTCCGGGCCGGGTTGCGCGCCGCGGACTGCGCGCTGTTCGTGATCGCCGCCAACGAGGACGTCGACGAACCGACCAAGGCGCTGTGGCAGGAATGCGACGAGGTGGGCATGCCGCGCGCCGTCGTGATCACCAAACTCGACCACGCCAGGGCCAACTACCAGAACACGCTGACCGGTGCCCAGAACGCGTTCGGGGACAAGGTGCTGCCGCTGTACTTCCCCGCGGGGGACGGGGTGATCGGTCTGCTCACGCGGACTCATTACGAATACGCCGACGGCAAGCACACGTCGCGCGAGCCCGCCGACTCCTATGCCGACCAGATCGACGAGCTCCGCGGATCGCTGATCGAGGGAATCATCGAAGAGTCCGAGGACGAGTCGCTCATGGAACGCTATCTGGGCGGTGAGGAGATCGACCAGTCCGTGCTCATCGGCGATCTGGAGAAGGCCGTGGCGCGGGGTTCGTTCTTCCCGGTGATCCCCGTGTGCAGCGGCAGCGGCATCGGCACCCTGGAACTCCTCGAGGTCGCCACGCGCGGGTTCCCGTCACCACCCGAACACCGGCTGCCGGAGGTGTTCACGCCGCAGGGCGCACCGCGGCCCGCACTGGCATGCGACCCGGACGGACCGCTGCTGGCCGAGGTGGTGAAGACGACGTCGGACCCCTACGTCGGCAGGGTGAGCCTGGCCCGGGTGTTCTCGGGCACCATCAGGCCCGACGCCACCGTGCATGTGTCGGGCCATTTTTCTGCCTTCACCGACTCGGACCCGAATTCCCCAGGCGCCGCGGGCAACAGCCACGTCGATCACGACGAGGACGAGCGCATCGGCGCGCTGTCGTTCCCGCTCGGCAAGCAGCAACGCCCCGCGCCTGCCGTGGTGGCGGGCGACATCTGCGCGATCGGCAGGCTCAGCCGCGCCGAGACCGGGGACACGTTGAGCGACAAGGCCGATCCACTGGTGCTGCGGCCCTGGACCATGCCCGACCCGTTGCTGCCCATCGCGGTGGCGCCGCACGCCAAGACCGACGAGGACAAGCTCGCGGTCGGGTTGGGCCGGCTGGCCGCCGAGGATCCGACGCTGCGCATCGAGCAGAACCGTGAGACCCACCAGATCGTGCTGTGGTGCATGGGTGAGGCGCACGCCGGTGTCGTGCTCGACGCGCTGGCACGACGCTACGGCGTTTCGGTCGACACCGTCGAACTGCGGGTGCCGTTGCGGGAGACGTTCGGCGGCAAGGCCAAGGGGCACGGGCGGCACGTCAAGCAGTCCGGTGGACACGGGCAGTACGCGGTGTGCGACATCGAGGTGGAACCGCTGCCCCAGGGTTCGGGATTCGAGTTCGTCGACAAGGTGGTCGGTGGCGCGGTACCGCGCCAGTTCATCCCGAGCGTCGAGAAGGGGGTGCGGGCCCAGATGGAGAAGGGCCTCACCGGCGAGTCCGGCTATCCGGTCGTCGACATCCGGGTCACGCTGTTCGACGGCAAGGCGCACAGCGTCGACTCGTCGGACTACGCGTTCCAGATGGCCGGTGGGCTCGCGTTGCGCGAGGCCGCCGCCGCGACCCGGATCAACCTGCTCGAGCCGGTCGACGAGGTGACCGTCATCGTGCCCGACGACCTGGTCGGCCCGATCATGAGTGATCTGTCCAGCCGTCGCGGCCGCGTGCTCGGCACCGACCAGGCCGGTGATGACCGCACCGCGGTCAAAGCCGAGATCCCCGAGGTGGAACTCACGCGGTACGCGATCGACCTGCGCTCGCTGTCGCACGGGGCGGGCTCGTTCAGCAGATCGTTCTGCCGCTACGAGCCCATGCCGGAATCCGCCGCGGCCCGCATGCGCAGTGCCGTCTGA
- a CDS encoding TIGR03668 family PPOX class F420-dependent oxidoreductase yields MADVDAATRFGQAPTAVLATLGADGAPHLVPVVFAVRCAADGDTVYTAVDAKRKSTHRLRRLANIEGDARVSLLADHYADDWTQLWWVRADGLATVHYSGEQMATGYGLLRAKYPQYQRIALDGPVVTVAVTRWSSWEA; encoded by the coding sequence GTGGCCGACGTCGACGCCGCAACCAGATTCGGCCAGGCACCCACGGCGGTGCTGGCGACGCTGGGGGCCGACGGCGCGCCGCATCTGGTGCCCGTGGTGTTCGCGGTCCGCTGTGCGGCCGACGGCGACACCGTGTACACCGCGGTCGACGCGAAGCGGAAGTCGACACACCGGTTGCGCCGGCTGGCCAACATCGAGGGCGATGCTCGGGTCAGCCTGCTGGCAGACCATTACGCCGACGACTGGACCCAACTGTGGTGGGTCCGGGCCGATGGCCTGGCCACCGTGCACTACAGCGGCGAGCAGATGGCCACCGGATACGGCTTGCTGCGTGCGAAATACCCTCAATACCAACGTATTGCGCTAGACGGTCCGGTGGTCACGGTGGCCGTGACGCGCTGGTCGTCCTGGGAGGCCTGA
- a CDS encoding ABC transporter substrate-binding protein produces MTISRNTSRIFTHATAVAAAAMLAVGLAACAPPEKKSQGGETDSGVKVAEAKSAADFGGMDKLVEAAKAEGQLNVIALPPDWANYGAIIKAFEEKYDIKVNSAQPDAASQDEINAANQQKGKSTAPDVFDLGQSVALANTAMFAPYKVATWDDIPSAYQDPDGKWVNDYGGYMSIGFDSAKVPPVTGVADLLKPEYRGKVALNGDPTQAGAAFSGVLMVALAQGGSADDIAPGVEFFAKLKQAGNFLPVDPTPATIESGQTPVVIDWNYTNASETKKLPSWQVLVPQDAAVAGYYYQAINKDAPHPAAARLWQEFLFSDEGQNLYGAGGVRPVRADNMAAAGKLDKAVADSMPIAHGPVTVPSPKQTEAATKYLADNWAKAIG; encoded by the coding sequence ATGACCATCTCCCGGAACACCTCACGCATCTTCACCCACGCGACTGCGGTCGCCGCCGCGGCCATGCTCGCCGTGGGACTTGCGGCCTGCGCGCCGCCGGAGAAGAAGTCCCAGGGCGGTGAGACCGATTCCGGGGTCAAGGTGGCAGAGGCGAAGTCGGCCGCGGACTTCGGCGGCATGGACAAGCTCGTCGAAGCGGCCAAGGCCGAAGGGCAACTCAACGTCATTGCCCTGCCGCCCGATTGGGCGAACTACGGCGCGATCATCAAGGCGTTCGAAGAGAAATACGACATCAAGGTCAACTCCGCGCAGCCCGACGCCGCGAGCCAGGACGAGATCAACGCCGCCAACCAGCAGAAGGGCAAGAGCACCGCGCCGGACGTGTTCGACCTCGGACAGTCTGTGGCACTGGCGAATACCGCGATGTTCGCGCCCTACAAGGTCGCGACGTGGGACGACATCCCGTCGGCCTACCAGGATCCCGACGGCAAGTGGGTCAACGACTACGGCGGATACATGTCGATCGGTTTCGACTCGGCCAAGGTGCCGCCGGTCACCGGCGTCGCCGATCTGCTGAAGCCCGAATACCGGGGCAAGGTCGCGCTCAACGGGGATCCGACCCAGGCCGGCGCGGCGTTCTCCGGCGTGCTCATGGTGGCACTGGCGCAGGGCGGATCCGCCGACGACATCGCTCCCGGCGTCGAATTCTTCGCCAAGCTCAAGCAAGCGGGCAATTTCCTGCCCGTCGACCCGACCCCGGCGACCATCGAGTCCGGCCAGACCCCGGTGGTCATCGACTGGAACTACACCAACGCCTCGGAGACCAAGAAGCTGCCGAGCTGGCAGGTGCTGGTGCCGCAGGACGCCGCAGTCGCCGGTTACTACTACCAGGCGATCAACAAGGACGCGCCGCATCCCGCGGCCGCGCGGCTGTGGCAGGAGTTCCTGTTCAGCGACGAAGGCCAGAACCTCTACGGGGCCGGAGGCGTTCGTCCCGTCCGCGCCGACAACATGGCGGCCGCAGGCAAGCTCGACAAGGCCGTGGCCGACTCCATGCCGATCGCGCACGGTCCGGTCACAGTCCCCAGCCCGAAGCAGACCGAGGCGGCCACCAAGTATCTGGCGGACAATTGGGCGAAGGCGATCGGCTGA
- a CDS encoding ABC transporter permease, protein MPGHSVARRVRDALPLLPFVAVVTVFLIVPTVTVIVMAFFADGSFSLARIAALFSGTALSALGKSVVLSASTAVLGAVFGAALSWLIVSSPPSSMLRRSVLALCSVLAQFGGVALAFAFLATVGLNGVLTLWVQEHLGWNLAGSGWLYGLPGLILVYTYFQIPLMVIVFIPALEGLREQWREAAMSLGASRWQYLREVAVPLLTPAFLGSMLLLFANAFAAYATAAALVSQGSPIVPLLIRAALTSEVVLGQSGFAYALALEMIVVVAVVMFAYNALVRRTARWLR, encoded by the coding sequence ATGCCGGGTCATTCTGTCGCGCGGCGGGTCCGGGATGCCCTGCCGCTGCTGCCGTTTGTCGCGGTGGTCACGGTGTTCCTGATCGTGCCGACCGTGACGGTGATCGTGATGGCGTTCTTCGCCGACGGCTCGTTCTCCCTTGCGCGCATCGCCGCATTGTTCTCGGGTACCGCGTTGTCGGCACTGGGCAAGAGCGTGGTGCTCTCGGCGAGCACCGCGGTGCTCGGGGCGGTTTTCGGCGCGGCGCTGTCCTGGTTGATCGTGAGCAGCCCGCCGTCGTCGATGCTGCGCCGGTCGGTGCTCGCGCTGTGCAGCGTGCTGGCCCAGTTCGGCGGCGTGGCATTGGCATTCGCGTTCCTCGCGACCGTCGGCCTCAACGGCGTGCTGACGCTGTGGGTGCAGGAGCACCTCGGGTGGAACCTGGCCGGTTCGGGCTGGCTGTATGGCCTGCCCGGCCTGATCCTGGTGTACACCTACTTTCAGATCCCGCTCATGGTGATCGTGTTCATCCCCGCGCTGGAGGGCCTGCGCGAGCAGTGGCGCGAGGCCGCGATGAGCCTCGGCGCGTCGCGGTGGCAGTACCTGCGCGAGGTCGCGGTGCCGCTCTTGACCCCGGCGTTCCTCGGCTCGATGCTGCTGTTGTTCGCCAACGCCTTCGCCGCGTACGCGACCGCTGCGGCCCTGGTCAGCCAGGGCAGTCCGATTGTGCCACTGCTGATCCGGGCCGCCCTGACCAGTGAGGTGGTGCTCGGCCAGTCCGGGTTCGCCTACGCGCTGGCGCTGGAGATGATCGTGGTGGTGGCCGTGGTGATGTTCGCCTACAACGCGTTGGTGCGGCGCACCGCGAGGTGGCTCAGATGA
- a CDS encoding ABC transporter permease, whose product MRRAVRAGLWVVFGLFFLFPLYAMADFSTRNLISGGRTSAAWRNLVADDALYQAIVISLLLAVFTVLAMLVLLVPTMIWVRLRAPWARRAVEFLCLLPLTIPALVIVVGLKNVYLWVTYFLGESALTLTFVYVVLVLPFAYRAIDAALAAIDLTTLAEAARSLGAGWFTTITRVVVPNIWSGILSAAFISIAVVLGEYTIASLSGFETLQVQIVLIGKSDGPTSVAASLATLLFGFVLLLILAFVTRGRRGREGQRGMRGRVGDPA is encoded by the coding sequence ATGAGACGCGCGGTGCGGGCCGGGCTGTGGGTGGTGTTCGGCCTGTTCTTCCTGTTCCCGCTGTACGCCATGGCCGACTTCTCCACGCGCAACCTGATTTCGGGCGGCCGCACCTCGGCGGCGTGGCGCAACCTGGTGGCCGACGACGCGCTGTACCAGGCCATCGTGATCTCGCTGCTGCTCGCGGTGTTCACGGTGCTCGCCATGCTGGTGCTGCTGGTGCCCACCATGATCTGGGTGCGGCTGCGGGCTCCGTGGGCGCGGCGAGCCGTCGAGTTCCTGTGTCTGCTGCCGTTGACCATCCCCGCGCTCGTCATCGTGGTGGGCCTCAAGAACGTGTATCTGTGGGTCACCTACTTTCTCGGCGAGTCGGCACTGACCCTGACGTTCGTCTACGTCGTGCTGGTGCTGCCGTTCGCCTACCGCGCGATCGACGCGGCGCTCGCGGCCATCGACCTGACGACCCTCGCTGAGGCGGCCCGGTCGCTCGGCGCGGGCTGGTTCACCACGATCACGCGGGTCGTGGTGCCCAACATCTGGTCCGGAATCCTGTCCGCGGCTTTCATATCCATCGCGGTCGTGCTCGGTGAGTACACCATCGCGTCGCTGAGTGGCTTCGAAACCCTGCAGGTGCAGATCGTGTTGATCGGCAAGAGCGACGGTCCGACATCGGTGGCGGCGTCACTGGCCACTCTGCTGTTCGGGTTCGTGCTGTTGTTGATCCTGGCGTTCGTCACGCGCGGTCGCCGCGGACGTGAAGGGCAGCGGGGCATGCGCGGAAGAGTGGGAGATCCGGCGTGA
- a CDS encoding ABC transporter ATP-binding protein: MSAEHGVAVELRDLTRTYGNVKALDGLNLRMEPGELVALLGPSGCGKTTALRILAGLDEATVGTVLVGGQDVGSVPANKRGMGMVFQAYSLFPHLSVLDNVAFGLKVRGKAKGARLSRAEEMLELVGLAAHRDKYASELSGGQQQRVALARALAIQPRVLLLDEPLSALDAKVRVQLRDEIRRVQLDVGTTTLFVTHDQEEALAVADRVGVMSQGKLEQLAAPAELYANPATPFVAEFVGLTNKVPAQVSAGRAHVLGTVIPALAGSISGGEGLALVRPENLTLTAAADGDAVVSAVAFLGPISRVTADLPDGTVVSAQVPSGQARMFSPGAPVRVGVEPVSVLVVAG, translated from the coding sequence ATGTCTGCAGAGCATGGTGTCGCTGTCGAACTTCGCGACCTCACGCGCACTTACGGCAACGTCAAGGCGCTCGACGGGTTGAACCTGCGCATGGAGCCCGGCGAACTGGTGGCCCTGCTGGGGCCGTCCGGCTGCGGCAAGACCACCGCGTTGCGGATCCTGGCCGGCCTGGACGAGGCCACGGTGGGCACGGTGCTGGTGGGCGGGCAGGACGTCGGCTCGGTACCGGCGAACAAGCGCGGCATGGGCATGGTGTTCCAGGCCTACAGTCTGTTCCCGCACCTGAGCGTGCTCGACAACGTCGCGTTCGGATTGAAGGTCCGCGGAAAAGCCAAGGGCGCCAGGCTGTCTCGTGCCGAGGAGATGCTGGAGCTGGTCGGTTTGGCGGCCCACCGCGACAAGTATGCGAGCGAGTTGTCCGGCGGCCAGCAGCAGCGCGTCGCACTCGCCCGGGCGTTGGCGATCCAGCCCCGGGTTCTGCTCCTCGACGAGCCGTTGTCGGCTCTCGACGCCAAGGTGCGGGTGCAGCTGCGCGACGAGATCCGGCGGGTCCAGCTCGACGTCGGCACCACGACACTGTTCGTCACCCACGATCAGGAAGAGGCTCTCGCGGTTGCCGATCGGGTCGGTGTGATGAGTCAGGGCAAACTCGAGCAACTCGCGGCGCCCGCTGAGTTGTACGCCAATCCCGCGACACCGTTCGTCGCGGAGTTCGTCGGGTTGACCAACAAGGTGCCCGCGCAGGTGTCGGCGGGGCGCGCCCACGTGCTCGGCACGGTCATCCCCGCGCTGGCGGGCTCGATCAGCGGCGGTGAGGGCCTGGCCCTGGTCCGGCCCGAGAACCTGACGCTGACCGCTGCCGCGGACGGCGACGCCGTGGTCAGCGCGGTCGCGTTCCTCGGGCCGATCTCACGGGTCACCGCCGACCTGCCCGACGGCACGGTGGTCAGTGCTCAGGTGCCGAGCGGGCAGGCCCGGATGTTCAGCCCGGGTGCGCCGGTGCGGGTAGGGGTTGAGCCGGTGAGCGTGCTGGTGGTCGCCGGCTGA
- the pyrE gene encoding orotate phosphoribosyltransferase produces the protein MRPDTWQAAFDLIRTRGYEHREEPFKLASGQLSHDYIDGKYAIDTGERLSLVSRAVADLATQHGIEFDAVGGLTMGADPLAHGVAMVTGKAWFSVRKEQKQRGREQWIEGTRLQPGTRVLLVDDVISTGGSTAIAFDRVVQLGAVVTGVIPMVDRGDVAAELFASRNVPFVALVTYQDLGIEPIHAV, from the coding sequence ATGCGCCCGGACACCTGGCAAGCGGCCTTCGACCTCATTCGCACCCGTGGCTATGAGCACCGGGAAGAGCCTTTCAAGCTGGCCAGCGGCCAGCTCAGCCACGACTACATCGACGGCAAGTACGCCATCGACACCGGCGAGCGGCTGTCGCTGGTGAGCCGCGCCGTGGCCGACCTGGCCACGCAGCACGGCATCGAGTTCGACGCCGTCGGCGGCCTGACCATGGGCGCCGATCCTCTCGCACACGGTGTGGCGATGGTGACCGGCAAGGCCTGGTTCTCGGTCCGCAAGGAGCAGAAGCAACGCGGCCGCGAACAGTGGATCGAAGGCACCCGGTTGCAGCCCGGCACGCGCGTGCTGCTGGTCGACGACGTGATCAGCACGGGCGGGTCGACCGCCATCGCGTTCGATCGCGTCGTGCAACTCGGTGCCGTGGTCACCGGCGTGATCCCGATGGTCGACCGCGGCGACGTCGCGGCCGAACTCTTCGCGTCGCGCAACGTGCCGTTCGTCGCGCTGGTCACCTACCAGGATCTGGGGATCGAACCGATCCACGCGGTGTGA